DNA sequence from the Armigeres subalbatus isolate Guangzhou_Male chromosome 1, GZ_Asu_2, whole genome shotgun sequence genome:
TACGTTTTCCGGAAGACAGGTGAGTTTTTCCGCTGAAAATATCGGATGGATTTGGATGAAAAATAGTGGAAAACAGTCATAATGGTTAGTAAAGTTGCAAATAAGTGAAAATTGTTTAGAAATATCTCCTCAAGCGGTGGAATTTTGCTTTTATAAAAACCAAATTCACGTTTCGGCGTGGGTGAGACGAGATGAAAGTCTAATGGCGTCCCTGTGCTTTTAATgggcaaaaaaaagaaaacgaagAAAAGTGATGCTGTGTTTTccatgtgaaaaaaatattagataatcaataattttgtgaatattttttcccaaaatttcaGCGCATTAAAAGTACTCGCTCCAAGATGTCGGACACGGAGGTCGTTGAACCGAAAAAGGGTCGAGGCCGCCCTCCGAATTCAGAAAAGGTACATCCGCGCTCTGCCGAGTCGTAAAAAGCTTTTCCCAATAGTAAGCAACTTTCGCTTTTCTCGTTTTGGATCTCCCCACCCACCCGTTCCCACTTCACAGCAGAACAGCGTCGCTCCGAAGAAGCGAGCCCGCGCTGCTTCTCCAAAGGATAAGGCCGACGAGAAAGAGAAGGAGAAGGAAAAGGCCGTGGTGTCCGACGACGAGCCTTCGCCAAAGCGCGGCCGTGGCAGACCGAAAGCTGCCGCCAAAAAGCCCGCCAAGGGCAAAAAGCCGGAAGCTAAAAAAGGTCGCGGCAGAGGCAAGAAAAAGCCGGAATCAAGCGATGAGGAAGATGACGATGATGAGGAGGAAGACGAAGAGGATGAGGATGAGAACGATAGCGAAGATAATGAGGAGAACGACGACGAATCTGACTCATAAACTAATTGTCAACCTTTCTCCACCCTTAAGTATAATCAATTCCATTTGAAAACCAAATCTCAATGGTACTTTAAATTAAGCCACCGTAAGTTCAGAGTACGAATCTCGTATCAACTATATTCAAATAACTTATCTTGAACAAAATGAACTAAAAACTACACAACTTATTACAGAAGAAGAGATTGTAGAAGGAATATAATGCAAATATTATGCAGATAATACACACTTacataacagatcggaataaaaATGATAACAAGAAATAGAGACAAACAACACTCAGCACTTAACAAACTTTCaatgttacaaaaaaaaaaacaaaaccaaataatggTATAACAACTAGGGTACACATATGTATTTGTTCGGTGtgtgaaattcaaaacaagAGATAGCTCTTTTTACTATAACTCTATTATGTAACAGaagcaaaagaaaaaaagtGCGTCCCAAGCAGCGAATATAACAAAACATTTTAATAAAAAGCAGAAAATATCCTTCGGCATTAAAAAGTAGTGAAATAAAGTGAAAACTAATCTAAGTTACACCATACCAGGTAAAAAAAAcaggtatttatttattttgaaagaaTCTCCTTGTGCtattatttattgatttcttggttagttttttttcaataaatgtatgtttatttatttattaatatatagggggaatgacggctttggcaggttttgttctattattagcagggtttttttatgactgactaggctcaaatttggcctaaacattatttgcatatcaaagaatattgtggccaaatttcataaaatttggtcaataaaaatccccctgacaataatagaacaaaacctgccaaagccgtaatttctcctaatttgaaaatatttctagTATGACATGGAAGCCTATTGCAGGCAttagatcattttgaaaaaaatgataacctaactattattattatttattcagactaaggccgaagtggcctgtgcggtatataagagtctcctccattcggctcggtccatggctacacgtcgccaaccacgcagtctacggagggtccgcaagtcatcttccacctgatcgatccaccttgcccgctgcgcacctcgccttcttgtgcccgtcggatcgttgtcgagaaccattttcaccgggttactgtccgacattctggctacgtgcccggcccatcgcagtcgtccgattttcgcggtgtgaacgatggatggttctcccaacagctgatgcaattcgtggttcattcgcctcctccacgtaccgtccgccatctgcaccccaccatagatggtacgcagcactttcctttcgaaaactccaagtgcgcgttggtcctccacgagcatcgtccaggtctcgtgtccgtagaggactaccggtctaatgagcgttttgtagattgtcagtttggtacggcggcgaactctattcgatcggagcgtcttgcggagtccaaagtacgtacgatttccagccactatgcgtctccgaatttctctgctggtatcattttcggcagtcaccagtgagcccaagtacacaaatttttctaccacctcgatttcgtcaccaccgatgcaaactcgaggtaggtggctcacattgtcttctcttgaacctctccctatcatgtacttcgtcttcgacgtgttgatgactagtccgatccgcttagcttccctcttcagtctgatgtaagcttcctccatcttctcaaagttacgtgccataatatctatgtcgtcggcgaaaccaaatagctggacggacttattgaaaattgtaccactcgtgttaatccctgctcttcgtattacccttccaaagcgatgttgaatagcaaacacgaaagaccatcaccttgccgtaaccctctgcgagtttcgaagggactcgagaatgcccctgaaactcgaactacgcacatcacccgatccatcgtcgccttgatcaaccgtatcagtttatccggaaaaccgtgttcgtgcattagctgccatagctggtcccgatcgattgtatcatatgcggctttgaagtcgataaatagatgatgtgtgggcacgttgtattcgcggcatttctgcagtacttggcgaatggcgaacacctggtccgtggtggagcgttcgcccataaaacccgcctggtactgccccacgaactcccttgcagttggtgctagtcgacggcataaaatttgggagagtaccttgtaggcggcgttcagcaatgtgattgcgcggtagttgctacaatccagcttatcgcccttttgtagatgggacacacgacaccttccatccactcctg
Encoded proteins:
- the LOC134224561 gene encoding nucleolin-like isoform X3, producing the protein MSDTEVVEPKKGRGRPPNSEKQNSVAPKKRARAASPKDKADEKEKEKEKAVVSDDEPSPKRGRGRPKAAAKKPAKGKKPEAKKGRGRGKKKPESSDEEDDDDEEEDEEDEDENDSEDNEENDDESDS
- the LOC134224561 gene encoding nucleolin-like isoform X4; this encodes MSDTEVVEPKKGRGRPPNSEKNSVAPKKRARAASPKDKADEKEKEKEKAVVSDDEPSPKRGRGRPKAAAKKPAKGKKPEAKKGRGRGKKKPESSDEEDDDDEEEDEEDEDENDSEDNEENDDESDS
- the LOC134224561 gene encoding nucleolin-like isoform X2, with the translated sequence MRIKSTRSKMSDTEVVEPKKGRGRPPNSEKNSVAPKKRARAASPKDKADEKEKEKEKAVVSDDEPSPKRGRGRPKAAAKKPAKGKKPEAKKGRGRGKKKPESSDEEDDDDEEEDEEDEDENDSEDNEENDDESDS
- the LOC134224561 gene encoding nucleolin-like isoform X1 encodes the protein MRIKSTRSKMSDTEVVEPKKGRGRPPNSEKQNSVAPKKRARAASPKDKADEKEKEKEKAVVSDDEPSPKRGRGRPKAAAKKPAKGKKPEAKKGRGRGKKKPESSDEEDDDDEEEDEEDEDENDSEDNEENDDESDS